A genomic segment from Janibacter sp. DB-40 encodes:
- the rpsJ gene encoding 30S ribosomal protein S10, with amino-acid sequence MAGQKIRIRLKSYDHEVIDNSARKIVDTVTRAGATVIGPVPLPTEKNVFCVIRSPHKYKDSREHFEMRTHKRLIDIIDPTPKAVDSLMRLDLPADVNIEIKL; translated from the coding sequence ATGGCGGGACAGAAGATCCGCATCCGGTTGAAGTCGTATGACCACGAGGTCATCGACAACTCGGCGCGAAAGATCGTCGACACCGTGACCCGTGCCGGCGCGACGGTTATCGGCCCCGTGCCGCTGCCGACGGAGAAGAACGTGTTCTGCGTCATCCGGTCGCCGCACAAGTACAAGGACAGCCGCGAGCACTTCGAGATGCGCACCCACAAGCGCCTCATCGACATCATCGACCCGACGCCCAAGGCCGTCGACTCGTTGATGCGTCTCGACCTCCCGGCTGACGTCAACATCGAGATCAAGCTCTGA
- the rplC gene encoding 50S ribosomal protein L3 gives MTKTVKGVLGEKLGMTQVWDEENRLVPVTVVQAGPCVVTQIRTTETDGYEAVQLAYGAIDPRKVNQPTSGHFAKAGATPRRHLVELRTSDASEYSLGQEVTVELFEVGQEVDVTGTTKGKGFAGVMKRHGFAGVSASHGAHRNHRKPGSIGGCATPGRVFKGMRMAGRMGGERQTTQNLTIHAVDADKGLLLVKGAVPGPRGGIVLVRAAAKGA, from the coding sequence ATGACCAAGACCGTCAAGGGCGTCCTCGGCGAAAAGCTCGGCATGACGCAGGTCTGGGACGAGGAGAACCGCCTCGTTCCCGTGACCGTCGTCCAGGCCGGGCCGTGCGTCGTCACCCAGATCCGCACCACCGAGACCGACGGCTACGAGGCCGTCCAGCTCGCCTACGGCGCGATCGACCCCCGCAAGGTCAACCAGCCCACCAGCGGCCACTTCGCCAAGGCCGGTGCCACCCCGCGCCGCCACCTCGTCGAGCTGCGCACGAGCGACGCCTCCGAGTACAGCCTCGGTCAGGAAGTCACCGTCGAGCTGTTCGAGGTCGGCCAGGAGGTCGACGTCACCGGCACGACCAAGGGCAAGGGCTTCGCGGGCGTCATGAAGCGCCACGGGTTCGCCGGTGTCAGTGCCTCCCACGGTGCTCACCGCAACCACCGCAAGCCGGGCTCGATCGGTGGCTGCGCCACCCCGGGCCGCGTCTTCAAGGGAATGCGCATGGCCGGCCGCATGGGCGGCGAGCGCCAGACCACCCAGAACCTCACGATCCACGCGGTCGACGCTGACAAGGGCCTGCTGCTCGTCAAGGGCGCCGTCCCCGGCCCCCGCGGTGGCATCGTCCTCGTCCGCGCTGCAGCGAAGGGAGCCTGA